The genomic interval GCCCAGACCGACTGGGTCACCGGCAAGTCGGTGCTCTACCCGTCGGGCTCGTGGATCGAGAACGAGCAGCGCGGCGTGACTCCGAAGGACTACGAGATGACGGCCGCGCCCGCGCCGACGCTGAGCTCCGGGGGGAAGATGCCCTACGAGGCGATCCACGGCACGGCCGGGGAGCCCTTCGTCGTCCCCTCGAAGGGCAAGAACACCGCCGGGGGCATGGAGTTCCTCCGCGTGATGCTCTCGAAGGAGCAGGCCACGAACTTCACCACGCTGACGGGCTCGCCCACGGTCGTGAAGGATGCCGCCCCCTCGGACGAGGACGCCTCGACGGCTCTGCAGGCGACGCTGAAGATGATCAGCGACGCCGGGGAGAACGCGTTCACCTTCAACCTCATCGACTGGTACAACCTGGGTCCCGACACCGTGACGCAGTGGACCGAGTTCCTCTCGGGCAGGGTCGGCGCCGATGAGCTGCGCGAGAAGCAGCAGAAGATGATCGACAAGGTCCGGGAGGACGACTCCGTCGAGAAGTTCGACGTCAAGTGATGGTCGCAGTCCCGACGACGGCGCCGACCTCGGAAGCTCCCCGCTCCCGAGGTCGGCGCCAGCGGCTCACGCTCGAGCGGGTGGTCTTCTTCGCGCTGTTCCTCGGCGTGCCCCTGCTCGTGTACGTGATGTTCGTGGTCTCGCCGTTCCTGCAGGCGTTCTACTACTCCCTGACCGACTGGCGGGGAGTCAGCGCGTCGCAGGAGTTCGTGGGCCTGAAGAACTACGTCACGCTGTTCGAGGACGAGAACTTCCGCACCGCTCTCTGGCACAACGCGATCCTGCTCGTCGTGCTGCCCCTGGTGACCATCACCCTGGCCTACGCGCTGGCCGTGCTGGTGACGATCGGCGGCGACAGCCGCGGGGAGGTCAAGGGGATCCGGGGAGCGACGGTCTACCGGGTCATCAGCTTCTTCCCCTACGTGATCCCCGCGGTCGTCATCGGCATCCTGTTCGCGTTCATCTACGCCCCGGGCGGCGGGCTCCTCAACGGCGTGCTGGGGCTCGTCGGCATCGACTCGCAGATCGCCTGGCTCGGCGACCCGCGCTTCGCGATGGCCGCGGTGATCATCGCCGTCGTGTGGAACATGGTCGGCTTCTACATGGTGCTGTTCGTGGCAGCGATCAAGGCCGTGCCCTCCGAGGTCATCGAGGCCGCGCGGCTCGACGGCGCGGGTCGCCTGCGCCTGTCGGTGCGGGTCGTGCTGCCGATGATCCGGGAGAACGTCTCCACCGCTCTGGTGTACATGGGAATCCTCGCCCTGGACATGTTCGTCTTCATCAACGTGATGACGCCCAACGGCGGCACGTCCAAGAGCACCGAGGTCGTCTCCCGGTACCTCTACGAGACGGCGTTCCAGAAGTCGAACTTCGGCCTCGCCTCGGCGATGGGCGTGGTGATGGCCGTGTTCACGATGATCATGGCCGTCATCGTGCTGCTGCTGAGCAGGAAGAAGGACTGATGAGCACGACGCAGACGACACGGACGACGCGCGACGCCCGGCCCGCCCACGAGGACGGCGGCACGGCCGCGCCGGCTCCCCGGCGCCGGAAGCGGTCATCGGGGGACAGGGCCTTCGGCGCCGTCTCCCACACGATCCTGGTGCTCTGGGCCCTGGTCGTGATCCTCCCGCTGATCTGGACCGTCTTCAGCTCCTTCAAGGACTCCCGTTCGATCCTCGCGTCACCGTTCTCGCTCCCGAAGACCTGGAACTTCGACAACTTCGTGCGGGCCTGGACGACGGCGGGCATCGGCCGCTACTTCCTCAACACGATCATCGTGGTCGGATGCTCGCTGATCCTGGTCATGATGCTGGGGGCCATGTGCGCGTACGTGCTCGCCCGCTTCCAGTTCCCCGGGCGGACGATCATCTACTACGCGCTGATCGCGGGGCTCACGTTCCCGCTCTTCCTCGCGGTGGTGCCGCTGTTCTTCGTGCTGAAGAACATGGGCCTCCAGGGCAACTACGCGGGACTGATCATCAGCTACGTGGGCTTCGCCCTGCCGTTCACGGTGTTCTTCCTCTACGCCTTCTTCCGGCAGCTGCCGGAGGAGATCGGCGAGGCGGCGCAGATCGACGGCGCGGGCGATTTCCGCACCTTCTTCCAGGTGATGCTGCCGATGGCGAAGCCGGGCCTGGTCTCGATCGCGATCTTCAACTTCCTGGGTCTGTGGAACCAGTTCCTGCTGCCGATCGTGCTGAACACCGATCCCGACAAGTACGTGCTGGCCCAGGGCCTGGCGAACATGCAGGCGCAGCAGGGCTACCAGACGGACTGGTCCGCGATGTTCGCCTCCGTCACGATCACCATCATCCCGGTGCTGATCGTGTACGTGATCTTCCAGCGTCAGCTGCAGGGCGGCGTCGGGCCGAGCACGAACAAGTAGGAGACCGACGCCCTGGTCATGGGCGCCCTGTCCTGGAAGGGCCGATGGTGGGGAGCCGTGGCGATATCGCCACGGCTCCCCACCATCGGCCCGTCGACGTCATCAGCACCGGGCGCCGCCGCTCTGCTCCGGGCACCGGCGCCCTCACCTCTCGCGCGGGGTCGGTGCGATGTCGGTGCGACCTCCGCGGGCCGTCCCCGCGCTCGCAGACAGGACTGTGCCATGTGACTCGCTCCACCTGTCCTGCCCTCGACGGGGAGCATGCGGGATGGCAGACTGGGGGAGTTGTCTGTGCGGGCCGACATGCCCGGTTCCGTTCTCCGCTCCCGCGCTCTGCGCGACGCGGCGAATGATCACCGGATGAGGCCCAGCCCCAGGATGCGAACGACGCCACCGCGTCGAGAGCGCATCGTGAAGAGGGAGAGCACGGACCAGCCGGCAACGGTCACTCGCCCATGGGGCTTCGCCCCCTAGGGAGTGCGACACGCCCGTCCTCGGGTACCGGTGCCGACTGCATGAATGTCCAGACGAGAGAGAGACAGGACGCCATGGCGGGACAGAAGATCCGCATCAGGCTGAAGTCGTACGACCACGAGGTCATCGATAGCTCGGCGCGCAAGATCGTCGACACGGTGAGCCGTGCGGGTGCGACCGTTGTCGGCCCCGTGCCGCTGCCGACCGAGAAGAACGTGTTCTGCGTGATCCGTTCGCCCCACAAGTACAAGGACTCCCGCGAGCACTTCGAGATGCGCACGCACAAGCGTCTGATCGACATCGTCGATCCCACGCCCAAGGCCGTGGACTCGCTGATGCGCCTCGATCTGCCGGCGGACGTCAACATCGAGATCAAGCTCTGAGGCAGGCCGATATGAGCAACGAACTGACAGGGCAGGCTGCCCGCGCCGTCGCCGGCGTGCTCGGCACCAAGCTCGGCATGACCCAGGTCTGGGACGAGAACGGCAAGCTCGTGCCGGTCACCGTCGTCCAGACCGACTCCAACGTCGTCACCCAGGTGCGCTCCGTGGAGGTCGACGGCTACGACGCGGTCCAGATCGCGTACGGCCAGATCGATCCCCGCAAGGTGAGCAAGCCGCTCAAGGG from Brachybacterium kimchii carries:
- a CDS encoding carbohydrate ABC transporter permease; its protein translation is MVAVPTTAPTSEAPRSRGRRQRLTLERVVFFALFLGVPLLVYVMFVVSPFLQAFYYSLTDWRGVSASQEFVGLKNYVTLFEDENFRTALWHNAILLVVLPLVTITLAYALAVLVTIGGDSRGEVKGIRGATVYRVISFFPYVIPAVVIGILFAFIYAPGGGLLNGVLGLVGIDSQIAWLGDPRFAMAAVIIAVVWNMVGFYMVLFVAAIKAVPSEVIEAARLDGAGRLRLSVRVVLPMIRENVSTALVYMGILALDMFVFINVMTPNGGTSKSTEVVSRYLYETAFQKSNFGLASAMGVVMAVFTMIMAVIVLLLSRKKD
- the rpsJ gene encoding 30S ribosomal protein S10; translated protein: MAGQKIRIRLKSYDHEVIDSSARKIVDTVSRAGATVVGPVPLPTEKNVFCVIRSPHKYKDSREHFEMRTHKRLIDIVDPTPKAVDSLMRLDLPADVNIEIKL
- a CDS encoding carbohydrate ABC transporter permease, producing MSTTQTTRTTRDARPAHEDGGTAAPAPRRRKRSSGDRAFGAVSHTILVLWALVVILPLIWTVFSSFKDSRSILASPFSLPKTWNFDNFVRAWTTAGIGRYFLNTIIVVGCSLILVMMLGAMCAYVLARFQFPGRTIIYYALIAGLTFPLFLAVVPLFFVLKNMGLQGNYAGLIISYVGFALPFTVFFLYAFFRQLPEEIGEAAQIDGAGDFRTFFQVMLPMAKPGLVSIAIFNFLGLWNQFLLPIVLNTDPDKYVLAQGLANMQAQQGYQTDWSAMFASVTITIIPVLIVYVIFQRQLQGGVGPSTNK